A window of Prolixibacter sp. SD074 contains these coding sequences:
- a CDS encoding NUDIX domain-containing protein produces the protein MMSNTHPHKVINHCPRCGSGKFKGRKEGISFTCEECGFVYFVNSSAAVACLIFNSKGELMLSRRAVEPNFGMLDLPGGFVDVMETAEDAVRREIREELGISVTRSRYLTSFPNEYVFSGYSVFTLDLAFVCEVDNMRAAQPKDDISAIEFYDIMSVPFHGLCSDSMRNIIEFYIKKEIK, from the coding sequence ATGATGTCAAATACACATCCACACAAGGTCATAAATCATTGTCCTCGTTGTGGTTCAGGAAAATTTAAAGGTCGGAAAGAAGGGATTTCATTCACATGCGAAGAGTGTGGGTTCGTCTATTTTGTCAATAGTTCGGCTGCAGTGGCTTGCCTTATATTCAATTCGAAAGGGGAACTCATGTTGTCACGCCGGGCTGTTGAGCCGAACTTCGGAATGCTCGATTTACCTGGTGGCTTTGTGGATGTGATGGAAACGGCCGAAGACGCTGTTCGGAGAGAAATCAGGGAGGAGCTAGGTATTTCGGTTACCCGTTCACGCTACCTGACTTCATTTCCTAACGAATACGTCTTCTCGGGTTATAGTGTTTTTACACTTGATCTGGCTTTTGTATGTGAAGTTGATAATATGAGGGCAGCTCAGCCGAAAGATGATATTTCGGCCATCGAATTTTATGATATTATGTCTGTTCCTTTTCATGGACTTTGTTCCGACAGCATGCGGAATATTATTGAATTCTATATTAAAAAAGAAATAAAATGA
- a CDS encoding glycoside hydrolase family 66 protein, translating into MRDLSLQIETSKTANKVWYASPDYRYGSSEELAFTQEGSTLTCTVPEMQYWGMLVIEYN; encoded by the coding sequence ATTCGGGATTTATCGCTGCAGATTGAGACTTCAAAAACAGCGAACAAGGTTTGGTATGCCTCACCTGATTATCGCTACGGTTCATCCGAAGAATTGGCATTTACGCAAGAAGGTTCTACACTCACCTGTACCGTTCCGGAGATGCAGTATTGGGGCATGTTGGTGATAGAATATAATTAA
- a CDS encoding DUF2971 domain-containing protein: MWSHYSNKHQGICLGFDRT, translated from the coding sequence ATGTGGTCCCATTATAGTAATAAGCATCAGGGAATATGTTTGGGGTTTGACAGAACATGA
- a CDS encoding 2,3-bisphosphoglycerate-dependent phosphoglycerate mutase → MAKLVLVRHGQSLWNKKNVFTGWVDVPLSTVGIEEALKAGETLADMEFDVVYTSVQVRALETAMIAMAKNKSEKTPVVVHPDGKMSEWGVIYSEEMNKNVIPVYRDWHLNERYYGELQGMNKAETAKTYGDEQVHIWRRSYDVPPPNGECLQDTAERTIPFFRENILKQLKEGKNVLVSAHGNSLRSIVMYIENLSKEEVLQLEIPTGVPLLFSYEDDKLIRE, encoded by the coding sequence ATGGCAAAATTGGTGTTGGTCCGTCACGGACAATCCCTTTGGAACAAGAAAAACGTATTTACCGGCTGGGTAGACGTCCCGCTGTCGACTGTCGGAATTGAAGAAGCGCTGAAAGCCGGTGAGACGCTGGCCGATATGGAATTCGACGTAGTCTACACTTCGGTACAGGTTCGTGCCCTCGAAACAGCCATGATTGCAATGGCCAAAAACAAAAGCGAAAAAACACCGGTAGTGGTTCATCCTGATGGTAAGATGAGCGAATGGGGCGTAATCTACAGCGAAGAAATGAATAAAAATGTCATCCCGGTTTACCGTGACTGGCACCTGAACGAACGGTACTACGGCGAATTGCAGGGCATGAACAAAGCTGAAACCGCAAAAACATACGGCGACGAGCAAGTTCATATCTGGAGAAGAAGTTACGATGTTCCGCCGCCAAACGGCGAATGCCTGCAGGACACGGCCGAGCGGACCATCCCCTTCTTCAGGGAAAACATTCTGAAACAACTGAAAGAAGGCAAAAACGTGTTGGTTTCAGCTCACGGAAACAGCCTGCGTTCCATTGTAATGTACATCGAAAACCTTTCGAAGGAGGAAGTTCTGCAACTGGAAATTCCTACCGGCGTTCCGTTGCTCTTCAGCTACGAGGACGATAAACTTATCCGGGAATAA
- a CDS encoding LysE family translocator: MELELIWKGFIIGIAVSIPLGPIGMLCIQRTVNKNWRSGMSAGLGAATSDTIYAIIAGFSMTMIIDFITAHSIYFEIFGAIILILLGLHIFNSNPSQELQKFKKKGSTYLQDYLFTLLLTVSNPMAVFVFIAVFAGSGLALKLSAPIKSLMIITGIFGGAASWWFVLTGMVNLFRHKINLHMLWWANKIVGIVIIIFAIVSFIYLRFD; this comes from the coding sequence ATGGAACTGGAATTAATATGGAAAGGATTTATCATTGGAATTGCGGTTTCCATTCCACTCGGACCAATTGGAATGCTTTGCATCCAACGTACAGTAAACAAAAACTGGCGTTCCGGTATGTCGGCGGGTTTGGGTGCTGCAACATCCGATACGATTTATGCTATCATTGCCGGTTTTAGTATGACGATGATTATTGACTTCATCACGGCACATTCCATCTATTTCGAAATCTTTGGTGCCATCATTCTCATCCTTCTCGGGCTGCACATATTTAATTCCAACCCTTCGCAGGAACTGCAAAAATTCAAGAAAAAAGGTTCGACCTATTTACAGGATTACCTCTTCACATTGCTGTTAACGGTATCCAATCCAATGGCCGTATTTGTGTTTATTGCAGTGTTTGCCGGTTCGGGACTGGCGCTGAAATTGTCGGCCCCCATAAAGTCACTGATGATCATTACCGGTATATTTGGTGGTGCTGCAAGCTGGTGGTTTGTATTGACCGGCATGGTGAACCTTTTCCGGCACAAAATTAATCTTCATATGCTTTGGTGGGCCAACAAAATTGTGGGCATTGTGATCATTATTTTCGCGATCGTATCGTTTATCTACCTCCGGTTCGATTGA
- a CDS encoding alpha/beta hydrolase: protein MKNFLLLFLLLMCMHQPIFAQETIPLWPNGTPGPNVSPKAEETFDGVRVRYVSEPTLTVYLPEKEKNSGTAVVICPGGGYWMEAMDHEGYDFAKYLQEHGVAGIVLKYRLPYGHPDIPLQDAQRAIRTVRANAVKWGISLDKIGIAGFSAGGHLASTAETHFDNGNPNAPDSIEKESCRPDFAILGYPVVTMKKEWAHMGSRENLLGKNPSKELIQEYSNELQVTPQTPQTFLFLADDDNTVPPKNSIEFYLALKKNHIPAEMHIFAEGGHGFGMHVSGKPHDKWRYLLIDWVRVLKLIP from the coding sequence ATGAAAAATTTTCTTCTCCTGTTTTTATTACTCATGTGTATGCACCAACCTATATTCGCTCAGGAAACAATCCCACTCTGGCCCAACGGAACCCCTGGCCCCAATGTTTCGCCCAAAGCGGAGGAAACCTTTGATGGCGTACGGGTCCGTTATGTGTCTGAACCGACACTGACCGTCTATCTGCCCGAAAAGGAAAAAAACAGTGGAACGGCTGTGGTCATTTGTCCCGGCGGTGGTTACTGGATGGAGGCCATGGATCACGAAGGATACGATTTTGCTAAGTATCTACAGGAACACGGAGTGGCCGGTATTGTATTAAAATACCGCTTGCCTTATGGTCACCCCGACATTCCGTTGCAGGATGCTCAAAGGGCTATCAGGACAGTCCGGGCGAACGCAGTTAAGTGGGGCATTAGTCTTGATAAAATAGGTATTGCCGGTTTTTCAGCCGGTGGCCATCTGGCTTCGACAGCTGAAACCCATTTCGATAATGGAAATCCGAATGCTCCCGATTCAATTGAAAAGGAGAGTTGCAGACCCGATTTTGCCATTTTGGGGTATCCGGTAGTGACCATGAAAAAGGAATGGGCGCACATGGGATCACGGGAAAACCTTCTTGGCAAGAATCCATCGAAGGAGTTGATCCAGGAATATTCAAATGAGTTACAGGTAACGCCACAAACGCCACAAACGTTTCTCTTCTTAGCTGACGATGACAATACGGTCCCTCCGAAAAACAGTATCGAATTTTACTTGGCTTTAAAGAAAAATCATATCCCGGCTGAAATGCACATTTTTGCGGAAGGTGGTCACGGTTTTGGAATGCATGTCAGTGGAAAGCCACACGACAAATGGAGGTACCTGCTTATCGACTGGGTGCGCGTCCTCAAATTGATTCCATAA
- a CDS encoding DUF6261 family protein, with product MNLIQNFNLIYLRNNEHYQFMTDVKTLIEAATSETLGITVQYAAFGDALGSLDSALRVEQGSNKSAEVYQLDKLRDTTWSAIRGRVNATVRSPVEAEEESARKLKRVISLYGNMRKMSYNEESAALTNLVGDLQNETYSPHVDLIGITTWVAMLKEQNEHFQTVLNQRNTELAGRLNADVRSTRLIIDPIYKQMVKRINATITLDMAAEGVETFVNELNEKIKYYQTQLAIRAGRNSKEEAVDEEV from the coding sequence ATGAATCTAATCCAAAACTTCAATCTAATCTACCTACGGAACAATGAACATTATCAGTTTATGACCGATGTTAAAACACTTATCGAAGCTGCAACCTCTGAAACATTAGGCATTACAGTGCAATACGCTGCATTTGGGGATGCATTAGGCAGCCTTGATTCGGCCTTACGTGTTGAGCAAGGCAGCAATAAATCAGCCGAGGTATACCAGCTGGATAAACTTCGCGATACGACATGGAGCGCTATCAGAGGCCGGGTAAATGCCACGGTACGCAGTCCGGTCGAAGCCGAGGAAGAAAGTGCCCGCAAGTTAAAACGGGTAATCAGCCTGTATGGCAACATGCGCAAAATGTCATATAACGAAGAGAGCGCCGCACTAACCAATCTGGTTGGCGATTTGCAAAATGAAACCTACAGCCCTCATGTCGATCTAATCGGCATAACCACCTGGGTAGCTATGCTGAAAGAGCAAAACGAACATTTTCAGACGGTGTTGAACCAACGAAACACCGAGTTAGCCGGTCGACTTAACGCAGATGTACGTTCGACCCGCTTGATTATTGATCCGATTTACAAACAAATGGTCAAACGGATTAACGCCACCATCACCCTCGACATGGCTGCCGAAGGTGTGGAGACATTCGTGAATGAGCTGAACGAAAAAATCAAATACTACCAAACCCAACTGGCCATTCGGGCCGGACGCAATAGTAAAGAAGAGGCTGTTGACGAAGAGGTTTGA
- a CDS encoding IS1380 family transposase, whose translation MSNKDTVFYRGRTAINMDFSADAVSSDGAVLLLEKLERKHRILHYFSQVIPDCRDPFRIVHPIDKLLKQRVFTMVQGYEDANDVQYLKNDPLLKDILEGELASQPTMSRFENGFDKHSVFALCNAWVDRYVLTLAGREQLVIDIDGTDDPTHGEQQLSMFNGYYGQFMYNELFFHDGDTGQIILPVLRPGNSHSNKWYVAILKRILKKIRAAYPGLKIIVRADSGFSCPAFYQLADDFGLKFAVGIAANETLKKKTARAEKAVRHLFVSNNTKHQHFISYTYQAGTWHKPQQCYSKIESTGKGLNVRHIVSNMEEADARSIYFGFYVKRGEASENRIKEVKNMCFSDRLSDHGFWPNFFRLFLSSLSYEIFLLVKEAIKKTGFEAAKKWQVDTIRASLLKIGATIKTTKRKVYYRFSKAFVHQELFRQLVFQ comes from the coding sequence ATGAGCAATAAAGATACCGTTTTTTACCGAGGCAGGACAGCAATAAACATGGATTTTTCAGCAGATGCAGTCAGTTCTGACGGGGCCGTACTACTGCTGGAAAAACTCGAAAGGAAACATCGCATATTGCACTATTTTAGCCAAGTGATTCCCGATTGTCGTGATCCATTTCGTATAGTCCACCCCATTGATAAGCTTTTAAAGCAGCGCGTGTTCACCATGGTACAGGGCTACGAAGATGCCAACGATGTCCAGTACCTGAAAAACGACCCGCTGTTAAAGGACATCCTTGAAGGGGAACTGGCCTCACAGCCCACCATGTCAAGGTTCGAGAACGGTTTTGACAAGCATTCCGTATTTGCTTTGTGCAATGCGTGGGTTGACCGCTATGTACTCACACTGGCGGGCAGGGAACAACTTGTGATCGATATTGACGGCACCGACGACCCCACCCATGGCGAACAGCAACTGTCGATGTTCAATGGCTATTACGGCCAGTTCATGTACAACGAACTGTTTTTCCACGATGGCGACACGGGGCAGATCATCCTCCCGGTACTACGCCCGGGTAACAGCCACTCCAACAAATGGTACGTTGCCATTTTAAAGCGGATATTGAAAAAGATAAGGGCCGCCTATCCCGGACTGAAGATCATTGTGCGGGCCGACAGCGGCTTCAGTTGCCCCGCTTTTTACCAACTGGCCGATGATTTTGGCCTCAAGTTCGCCGTTGGCATCGCCGCAAACGAAACACTGAAGAAAAAAACCGCAAGGGCGGAGAAAGCCGTGCGCCATTTGTTCGTTTCCAACAACACCAAGCACCAACATTTTATAAGCTATACCTATCAAGCAGGCACCTGGCACAAACCACAACAATGCTACTCGAAGATAGAAAGCACGGGAAAGGGGCTGAACGTCAGGCATATTGTCAGCAATATGGAAGAAGCCGATGCCCGGTCCATCTATTTTGGGTTTTACGTAAAACGGGGCGAGGCCAGCGAAAACCGGATCAAAGAGGTAAAAAACATGTGTTTTTCGGACAGGTTGTCCGACCATGGCTTTTGGCCAAACTTTTTTCGGTTGTTCCTCAGCAGCTTGTCCTACGAAATATTTTTACTTGTGAAAGAAGCAATAAAGAAAACAGGCTTCGAAGCGGCCAAAAAATGGCAGGTTGATACTATTAGGGCATCATTGTTGAAAATTGGGGCAACAATAAAAACGACAAAGCGAAAGGTGTACTACCGCTTTTCCAAGGCGTTCGTACACCAGGAACTGTTCAGGCAACTGGTCTTTCAATAA
- a CDS encoding glycoside hydrolase family 31 protein has protein sequence MIKRIIQTVAFVLLFAGMIKASDVIHPGNCRSYSVNGNTAVFTCENSIKVQIKEVGPGIIRIWYDTDDFHRNNPSFAVVADESNGNQQLNISEQPQHYEIYTGDLIIRVRKAPFHISIFDKYQKLLMDDYQNRGFESDSTGMASYIGLRPGERIYGLGEKNGPIDRIGHNFKMWNSDNPCYEVDKDPLYKSIPFFMSSEGYGIYFDNTFKTTYNFGSESVDNYSFATPGGEMIYYFIYGPSYKQIISRYMNLTGHPIMPPDWALGFSQSRGMLTNEKLTREIAKGFRERKIPCDIIFQDIGWTQYLQDFNWRKENYTDPVKMLGDLESEGFKIIVSQDPVVSQSNKVQWTEADSLGYFVKDVRTGKSYDMPWPWGGNCGVVDFTNPAVADWWGNYQQKVIGQGVRGFWTDMGEPAWSNEESTDRLNMKHYLGMHAEIHNVFGLTWDKVVTKEFEKHNPNTRIFQMTRSAFAGMQRYTFGWSGDSGNGDNVTEGWNKLAGQIPLALSSGMGGIPFWSCDISGYCGDITDYQAEGELYTRWMQFGVFNPISRAHHEGNNAVEPWRFGPEVEAICKKAIEQKYQLFPYIYSYARKAHDTGLPLMRALMLEYPDDPETAGLNGEFLFGKELLVAPVTEEGAASKKVYLPEGEWIDFKHPETVYTGKQWIDYPVSLETTPLFVRKGSIIPMMPVMQFINQNPRYPLILHVYPASVNKKATFSVYEDDGESNDYKRNIFAERKLVCGTAREAYSINYSLKVSNGYKVTARELVYRIYLEQAPHIILTQDGKMKKVKEAWNPSGKHFAKRVQWSWDKDSHVCTIYVPADLTVAHITIEK, from the coding sequence ATGATAAAACGAATTATACAAACAGTAGCTTTTGTTCTCCTCTTTGCAGGAATGATAAAAGCTTCAGATGTTATTCATCCGGGAAATTGCCGGAGTTATTCCGTGAATGGAAATACGGCTGTATTTACCTGTGAAAACAGCATCAAAGTGCAGATAAAAGAAGTAGGTCCCGGAATCATCCGAATTTGGTACGATACCGACGATTTTCACCGGAATAACCCATCGTTTGCTGTGGTAGCCGACGAGTCGAACGGAAATCAGCAACTGAATATTTCGGAGCAACCACAACACTACGAAATCTATACCGGTGATTTGATCATCCGGGTACGGAAAGCTCCTTTCCACATCAGTATTTTCGACAAGTATCAGAAGTTATTGATGGATGATTACCAAAACCGGGGCTTTGAGAGCGATTCTACCGGGATGGCCAGTTACATCGGCCTTCGCCCGGGTGAACGCATTTACGGATTGGGTGAAAAAAACGGCCCTATCGACCGCATCGGCCATAACTTTAAAATGTGGAACAGCGACAATCCATGCTACGAGGTCGATAAAGATCCGTTGTACAAAAGCATTCCCTTCTTCATGAGCAGCGAAGGTTACGGCATCTACTTCGACAATACCTTCAAAACTACCTACAATTTCGGCTCTGAATCAGTCGATAACTATTCGTTTGCTACACCGGGTGGAGAAATGATTTATTACTTTATTTACGGTCCTTCCTACAAACAAATTATTAGCCGGTACATGAACCTGACCGGTCATCCCATCATGCCGCCCGATTGGGCACTTGGATTCTCGCAATCGCGCGGTATGCTGACCAATGAAAAGCTCACACGCGAGATTGCCAAAGGCTTCCGGGAACGGAAAATCCCCTGCGATATCATCTTTCAGGACATTGGCTGGACGCAATATTTGCAGGATTTCAATTGGCGAAAGGAGAATTACACCGATCCCGTGAAGATGCTCGGAGATCTCGAATCCGAAGGTTTTAAAATAATTGTTTCGCAGGATCCGGTTGTTTCGCAAAGTAATAAAGTACAATGGACAGAAGCCGATTCTCTCGGGTATTTTGTGAAAGATGTCCGAACCGGAAAATCGTATGATATGCCCTGGCCCTGGGGAGGTAACTGTGGCGTAGTCGATTTCACCAATCCGGCAGTAGCCGACTGGTGGGGCAACTACCAGCAAAAAGTCATCGGCCAGGGCGTTCGTGGCTTTTGGACCGACATGGGCGAACCCGCATGGAGCAACGAAGAGAGTACCGACCGGCTTAATATGAAGCACTACCTGGGCATGCATGCCGAAATCCACAATGTTTTCGGCTTAACCTGGGACAAGGTCGTGACCAAAGAATTTGAAAAGCACAATCCCAACACCCGCATTTTCCAGATGACCCGTTCGGCTTTCGCCGGAATGCAGCGGTACACATTCGGTTGGTCGGGCGATTCAGGTAACGGAGATAATGTAACCGAAGGCTGGAACAAACTGGCCGGACAGATTCCGTTGGCCCTTTCGTCCGGAATGGGCGGGATTCCTTTCTGGAGTTGTGACATATCGGGCTATTGCGGCGATATAACCGACTACCAGGCCGAAGGTGAGCTCTATACCCGTTGGATGCAATTCGGGGTATTTAATCCCATCAGCCGGGCGCATCACGAAGGGAACAATGCGGTGGAGCCCTGGCGCTTTGGTCCGGAAGTAGAAGCCATCTGCAAAAAAGCCATTGAACAGAAATACCAACTCTTCCCATACATTTACTCGTATGCCCGGAAGGCTCACGACACCGGCCTTCCGTTAATGCGCGCCTTGATGCTCGAGTATCCGGATGATCCGGAAACAGCAGGCCTGAACGGTGAATTCCTTTTCGGGAAGGAATTGCTGGTGGCTCCCGTAACGGAAGAAGGTGCCGCATCGAAAAAAGTCTATCTGCCGGAAGGCGAATGGATAGACTTTAAACATCCGGAAACGGTTTATACCGGAAAGCAGTGGATTGATTATCCGGTTTCGCTGGAAACCACGCCTTTGTTTGTCCGCAAAGGTTCCATCATCCCCATGATGCCGGTCATGCAATTCATCAATCAAAATCCGCGATATCCGCTCATCCTGCATGTTTACCCGGCTTCGGTGAATAAGAAAGCCACTTTTTCGGTGTACGAAGATGACGGCGAAAGCAACGACTACAAACGAAACATCTTCGCCGAAAGGAAACTGGTTTGCGGCACGGCCCGCGAAGCTTATTCTATTAATTATTCACTAAAGGTGTCAAACGGTTACAAGGTTACTGCCAGGGAGTTAGTTTATCGCATTTATCTGGAACAGGCACCACATATAATACTCACGCAGGACGGTAAAATGAAGAAGGTGAAAGAAGCCTGGAATCCTTCCGGCAAACATTTCGCGAAACGCGTCCAGTGGTCCTGGGACAAGGATTCACATGTGTGTACCATTTACGTCCCGGCCGACCTAACAGTAGCACACATTACCATCGAAAAATAA
- a CDS encoding SDR family oxidoreductase, whose translation MKNKVVIITGASSGIGKALAIEFASRGAKLVLGARRTDRLAGLEKGLPGTEILSVKTDVSVEADCRNLIEQAVSHFGHIDVLINNAGISMRANFEEMDLEVMHRVMDVNFYGTVYCTKYALPYLLQSRGSLVGVISIAGHVGLPGRTAYSASKFAVRGFLDTVRIENLKKGLHVLVAAPGFTASEVRKSALTANGTSQGETPRNEEKMMSAEECATHIANAVKKRKRQLILTFVEGKFTVFLGRFFPSLLDKLTYNHMAKEPGSPVK comes from the coding sequence ATGAAAAATAAAGTTGTCATCATTACCGGCGCTTCTTCCGGTATCGGAAAGGCTTTAGCGATTGAATTTGCTTCACGCGGGGCGAAGCTGGTGCTGGGCGCGCGGCGTACCGACAGGCTGGCCGGGCTCGAAAAGGGGCTTCCGGGTACCGAAATCCTATCGGTTAAAACAGATGTGTCGGTAGAGGCAGATTGCCGTAACCTGATTGAACAGGCCGTTTCACACTTTGGTCACATCGACGTGCTCATTAACAATGCGGGCATCTCCATGCGTGCCAATTTTGAAGAGATGGACCTTGAAGTAATGCATCGCGTGATGGATGTGAACTTTTACGGAACCGTATATTGTACCAAGTATGCCTTGCCTTATCTGCTACAGTCCAGGGGTTCGCTGGTCGGCGTTATTTCCATTGCCGGTCATGTGGGCCTGCCGGGAAGGACAGCATATTCCGCATCGAAATTTGCCGTTCGCGGATTTTTAGATACGGTCCGCATCGAAAACCTGAAGAAAGGATTGCATGTATTGGTGGCAGCCCCGGGTTTTACCGCTTCCGAAGTCCGAAAATCAGCGCTGACGGCTAACGGAACCTCGCAAGGTGAAACACCACGTAACGAAGAGAAAATGATGAGTGCAGAGGAGTGCGCGACACACATTGCCAATGCAGTGAAAAAGCGGAAACGTCAGTTAATTCTCACTTTCGTGGAAGGGAAATTTACCGTCTTCCTGGGCAGGTTTTTCCCGTCATTGCTCGATAAACTAACTTACAATCACATGGCCAAGGAGCCGGGTTCACCTGTTAAGTAA
- a CDS encoding aminopeptidase P family protein, whose amino-acid sequence MIVPERLAAARDLMKQRGIDAWIVTGTDPHMSEYLPKHWYTREWISGFTGSYGKVAVTLDEAILSTDSRYFLQAGEQLSGTGIQLVKDLRQPGDAPYIGWLKKVLPEGSKVGINGLTISVNEKRSLEALLGAKGISLDITVDLVSKLWNGRPSLPNSPAYELMPEFAGTSRKEKLSKLRERLPEKGADGILITALDELAWTFNLRGSDIDYNPVFVGYGYIDREEAHLFAPEGKIDRVLNEKLEPEGIHIHRYDEFLSFIKNIENKTLLIDPDRTNALLYMSVPEACSIVETSSLANLLKSVKGPVEIAGMKKAHVRDGAAMVNFLYWLENHLGKEKITELTVDGKLREFRAEQDLFAGESFHSIVGYAEHGAVVHYSVTEETDKEVLPEGFLLIDSGGQYLDGTTDITRTVAVGPLSELQQHDFTLVLKGMIGLSLARFPEGTRGVALDILARKPLWDNNMDYGHGTGHGVGYFLNVHEGPMSIRQDLNPEIIRPGQILSNEPGLYRAGQYGIRTENMILCVPGQESEFGRFLTFETLTRCPIDTSAVIPELLTTEEREWLNDYHRIVLQEVGPLISGKVKEWLTAKCARI is encoded by the coding sequence ATGATTGTACCCGAACGTCTTGCAGCAGCAAGAGATTTGATGAAGCAACGCGGAATTGATGCCTGGATCGTTACAGGCACCGATCCGCATATGAGTGAATACCTTCCGAAACATTGGTATACAAGGGAATGGATTTCCGGATTTACCGGTTCATACGGAAAGGTGGCAGTTACACTGGACGAAGCCATTCTTTCCACTGATTCGCGCTACTTTTTGCAGGCCGGAGAGCAACTGTCCGGAACCGGTATTCAGTTGGTAAAGGATCTTCGCCAACCCGGGGATGCGCCTTACATCGGTTGGCTGAAAAAAGTGCTGCCGGAAGGAAGTAAGGTTGGCATCAATGGACTAACCATTTCGGTGAACGAAAAACGTAGTTTGGAAGCTTTGCTGGGTGCGAAGGGCATATCTTTGGATATTACAGTTGATCTTGTCAGTAAATTATGGAATGGCCGCCCATCGCTTCCCAATTCACCGGCTTATGAGCTAATGCCTGAATTCGCTGGCACTTCCCGCAAGGAAAAGCTAAGCAAGTTACGGGAACGTTTGCCGGAGAAGGGGGCTGATGGCATCCTGATAACGGCACTTGACGAACTGGCCTGGACATTTAATCTTCGCGGTAGCGATATCGATTACAATCCGGTTTTTGTTGGATACGGATATATCGACAGGGAAGAAGCGCATCTTTTTGCCCCGGAAGGAAAGATTGACCGGGTACTGAATGAGAAATTGGAACCGGAAGGAATTCATATTCATCGCTATGATGAGTTTCTTTCATTTATCAAAAATATTGAGAATAAAACGCTGTTAATCGACCCGGACCGTACGAATGCCTTATTATATATGTCGGTTCCTGAAGCGTGCAGCATCGTGGAAACTTCTTCACTGGCAAACTTACTGAAGTCTGTAAAGGGCCCGGTAGAGATAGCAGGAATGAAAAAGGCACATGTTCGTGACGGCGCTGCCATGGTAAACTTCTTGTATTGGCTGGAGAATCATCTGGGGAAAGAGAAAATAACGGAATTAACGGTTGATGGAAAATTAAGGGAATTCAGGGCTGAACAGGATTTGTTTGCCGGCGAAAGTTTTCACTCAATAGTAGGGTATGCCGAGCATGGTGCGGTTGTTCATTACAGCGTAACGGAAGAAACGGATAAGGAAGTATTGCCCGAGGGATTTTTACTGATTGACTCGGGCGGTCAATACCTTGACGGTACGACCGATATTACCCGGACGGTTGCTGTCGGTCCGCTTTCGGAACTGCAACAACATGATTTTACACTGGTCCTGAAGGGAATGATCGGCTTGAGCCTGGCCCGTTTCCCGGAAGGAACGCGGGGTGTGGCACTTGATATCCTGGCCCGAAAACCACTGTGGGATAATAACATGGATTATGGTCACGGAACAGGGCATGGCGTAGGATATTTTCTGAACGTGCACGAAGGCCCCATGAGCATCCGGCAGGATTTAAATCCGGAGATTATTCGCCCGGGACAGATTCTGTCAAACGAACCGGGATTATACCGGGCCGGACAATACGGAATCCGGACGGAGAACATGATTCTTTGTGTACCGGGACAAGAATCGGAGTTTGGCCGGTTCCTGACATTTGAAACGCTTACCCGTTGTCCGATTGATACAAGCGCAGTGATACCGGAATTATTGACAACGGAAGAGCGGGAGTGGTTGAATGATTATCATCGTATTGTTTTGCAGGAAGTCGGACCTCTTATTTCAGGAAAAGTAAAAGAATGGCTGACCGCGAAGTGTGCCCGCATATAA
- a CDS encoding thioesterase family protein, which translates to MYSFDSQYRVCYGDTDRMGVVYYGNYPRFYEIGRTDMIREIYKSYRLLEEEDRIFLPARSLQINYHKPAYYDELLTIRTIVKEMPKVKFTLFSEIYNDAGDLINEGKVVLAFMDFRTGRPCKIPDRFEEILRDKLGNNQSNRR; encoded by the coding sequence ATGTATTCATTCGATTCACAATACCGGGTTTGCTACGGCGACACGGATAGGATGGGGGTGGTTTATTATGGTAATTATCCCCGCTTTTACGAAATTGGCCGGACCGATATGATCCGGGAAATTTATAAGTCGTACCGCTTGCTTGAAGAGGAAGATCGAATTTTCCTGCCGGCCCGATCGCTTCAAATCAATTACCATAAACCGGCTTATTACGATGAATTGCTTACCATTCGCACCATTGTGAAAGAGATGCCCAAAGTCAAATTTACATTGTTCTCGGAAATTTACAACGACGCTGGCGATTTGATTAATGAAGGAAAAGTAGTCCTGGCGTTTATGGACTTCCGGACTGGACGACCGTGCAAGATACCGGATCGTTTTGAGGAAATTCTCCGCGATAAACTGGGAAATAATCAATCGAACCGGAGGTAG